In Nitrospirota bacterium, the genomic window CCACAGAAGCAGATGTGGATTATCTCATTGAAACCCTTCCACAAATTATTACAAGATTGCGGGAGATTTCACCTTACGGCAAAGGCTGGGATCATCCAGAAGACCTGCTGATGCAAAAAGAAAGGACTTAAAATGTATAGTGAATTAGTAATGGAGCATTTTACAAATCCAAGAAATGTCGGTGAAATACCTGACGCAGACGGCATAGGAACCGAAGGAAATCCCGTATGCGGCGATGTGATGAGGATTTATATCAAAGTCAAAGACGGCCGCATCTCTGACGCCAAGTTCAAAACCTTTGGCTGCGGCGCAGCCATTGCTGTAAGCAGCATGGTAACCGAGATGATAAAGGGCAAGACCCTCGATGAAGCCCTTGAAATTTCCAAAGAGACTGTGGCTCAAGCCCTGGGAGGCCTTCCACCACAGAAAATGCATTGCTCAAACATCGGTGCAGAGGCACTCCACAAGGCAATTGAAGACTACAAACAAAAACATAGTAGCAGATAAAAATTTTTCTAAGATCTCAAAGATTATTTTTTGATGAAACATTCATGCTGACAAAGTCGGCACAAAAGATAATGAAAATATCAGCCACAAGACTTTCACAGACTAAATAAAGAAGAAAATAAAAAGGTATAAAGATAAGAAACTCAACTTCTTGTTTTTTCTTTAAGTCTGTGTAAGTCTGTGGCAAAAAAGGGCATTTCTTGATGAAAAAAATATTCGGAAGACCAGAAAGCCTTAAACCAGTACCCTTTCGTCTGTGCCCCGGGTGTGGACACGGGATATTACATAGAATAGTCGCTGAACTAATCGATGAATTTGGAATAAGGGAAAAGACCATAGGCTTTGCGCCTGTGGGATGCGCCGTCTTTGCCTATGACTATTTTAATTTTGATATTCTTGAGGTGGCTCATGGCAGACCCCCAGCAGCAGCAACTGCAATAAAGCGCCTGCTTCCTGACAGATTTGTTTTTACGTACCAGGGTGATGGCGACCTCGCTGCAATCGGGACTGCAGAGATAGTGCATGCAGCCAACAGAGGAGAAAATTTTACAGTAATCTTCGTTAATAACGCTACATATGGAATGACCGGCGGACAGATGGCTCCCACAACACTCTTAGGGCAAAAAACTACCACCACGCAGGAGGGTAGAGACGCAAAAATAACAGGATACCCCTTGAAGGTATCTGAAATGCTCTCTGTTTTAGATGGAACGAGTTTTATCCAGAGGACATCTCTGGATTCTCCCAAAAATGTCCTCGATACAAAAAAGGCATTAAAAAAAGCCTTTCAGTATCAACTCGATGGTAAAGGCTTTAGTTTTGTGGAAGTACTATCTCCGTGTCCAACAGACTGGTGGATGAGCCCTCAGGAAGCTATCTCATGGATGAGGAAAAACATGATTATCACCTTCCCTCTGGGGGTGATAAAGGATAAGTATAAAGTGAGGTAGGAAAAATT contains:
- the nifU gene encoding Fe-S cluster assembly scaffold protein NifU, translated to MYSELVMEHFTNPRNVGEIPDADGIGTEGNPVCGDVMRIYIKVKDGRISDAKFKTFGCGAAIAVSSMVTEMIKGKTLDEALEISKETVAQALGGLPPQKMHCSNIGAEALHKAIEDYKQKHSSR
- a CDS encoding 2-oxoglutarate oxidoreductase; the protein is MKKIFGRPESLKPVPFRLCPGCGHGILHRIVAELIDEFGIREKTIGFAPVGCAVFAYDYFNFDILEVAHGRPPAAATAIKRLLPDRFVFTYQGDGDLAAIGTAEIVHAANRGENFTVIFVNNATYGMTGGQMAPTTLLGQKTTTTQEGRDAKITGYPLKVSEMLSVLDGTSFIQRTSLDSPKNVLDTKKALKKAFQYQLDGKGFSFVEVLSPCPTDWWMSPQEAISWMRKNMIITFPLGVIKDKYKVR